GTGTTTATTTCATAATGATTAGGGTAATAATAAATCATTGGACAATAAGGAGGAAATTTTATCGTGTCAAATAAAAACACGAATCAACATAAGCGTAAGGGGTTCTCTAAACTTGAACTCGGAACAGTCTTTTGGACTTCAGCGACGATAATCATTGTCGCATCAATTATTGCGATGGTTATCCCTGGCAGATTCCAGGCAGCTTCTGAAGCAATTTATGAATTTATTTCTCAAAACTTCACTTGGTTCTTCTTACTTCTCGTATTCGGATTTGGTGTGTTACTTATATTCTTAGCACTCTCACCATACGGTCGTATTAAGCTCGGTGATGACGATTCTGAGCCAGAATTTGCCTTTTGGCCTTGGATTGGTATGTTATTCTCGAGTGGTCTTGGAGTTGGACTCGTATTCTTCGGAGTTGCTGAACCGATGCAACACTTCGTAGAAGCACCGTTTTTAGGTGGCCCAATTCAAGATGCTGAAGCTGCGAGAATCGCAATGGGTTATACGTATTTCCACTGGGGAATTTCACAGTGGTCAATTTTCGGAGTTGCTGGACTTGCGATTGGTTATTTCCAATATCGTAAAAAGCGTGACGGGTTAATTTCTACGTCACTCGAACCTATTTTTGGATTTAACTATAGTAAACTCGGTCGTAACTCGATCGATACGCTCGCAATTATCGCGACAATTACAGGGATGGCGACGTCAGTCGGTCTCGGTATTTTACAAATGGATGGTGGGTTAAACCACGCATTTGGATTACCTCAAGGCCCTGTCACTCAAATTATTTTAACGGTACTTATGACAACGGTATTCATCTTATCGACAGTAATCGGTCTAGAAAAAGGGATGAAGTTCTTTAGTACGATGAACATGGTACTCGCATTATTCTTAACAGTATTCATGATTATCTTCGGTCCGTTTAGCTTCATTATGGAATCTATCGTTTTAGGTCTCGGAGATTATTTATCGAATTATGTCGGTTACTCACTACGTGCCGAACCATATAACGCGAGAGATTGGACAAGAGGATGGACAGTATTCTACTGGGCATGGGTAATTGCTTGGAGTCCATTTATCGGTTCATTCGTCGCACGTGTATCACGTGGTCGTACGATTCGTGAATACGTCGCTGGTATTTTAATCGTCCCACCGATTTTATCATTCTTATGGGTTGGTGCCCTCGGAGGAACTGCGATTTACTCTGACTTATTTAAAAACACAGATATCGCGTCAATCGTTCAACAAGATGAAACACGCGCATTATTTGAGTTATTAAATACGATGCCATTTACAACGTTAACGTCAATCGTTGCGATTTTACTCATCTTCTTATTCTTAGTAACGTCTGCAGACTCTGCAACGTTTATCGTATCTGGAATGAGTCTTGGTGATACTGAAAATCCACCGATACGCATGAAAGTGTTATGGGGAGTATTACTCGGAGTATTAACAGTCGCACTGATTTTAGCTGGTGGACTGACAAGTTTACAAGCAGCAAGCTTACTCGCTGGTCTACCGTTTGCGATCGTTCTTATCTTAATGATATTTAGTGTTATTAAGAGTATGCGAAGAGAGCCAAACAAAGCACTCGCAAGACGCCGACACAGTGACAACGCAAAAGAAGAACATAAACAATTTTAATAGTTTACAATAATTGCTTAGCACCCATATAATAGAGGGTGCTAAGTTTATTTTATATGGAGGATAACGATGAAAATAGGAATTGATGCGGGTGGTACGTTAACGAAAGTCGTCA
Above is a genomic segment from Nosocomiicoccus massiliensis containing:
- a CDS encoding BCCT family transporter encodes the protein MSNKNTNQHKRKGFSKLELGTVFWTSATIIIVASIIAMVIPGRFQAASEAIYEFISQNFTWFFLLLVFGFGVLLIFLALSPYGRIKLGDDDSEPEFAFWPWIGMLFSSGLGVGLVFFGVAEPMQHFVEAPFLGGPIQDAEAARIAMGYTYFHWGISQWSIFGVAGLAIGYFQYRKKRDGLISTSLEPIFGFNYSKLGRNSIDTLAIIATITGMATSVGLGILQMDGGLNHAFGLPQGPVTQIILTVLMTTVFILSTVIGLEKGMKFFSTMNMVLALFLTVFMIIFGPFSFIMESIVLGLGDYLSNYVGYSLRAEPYNARDWTRGWTVFYWAWVIAWSPFIGSFVARVSRGRTIREYVAGILIVPPILSFLWVGALGGTAIYSDLFKNTDIASIVQQDETRALFELLNTMPFTTLTSIVAILLIFLFLVTSADSATFIVSGMSLGDTENPPIRMKVLWGVLLGVLTVALILAGGLTSLQAASLLAGLPFAIVLILMIFSVIKSMRREPNKALARRRHSDNAKEEHKQF